A part of Kitasatospora acidiphila genomic DNA contains:
- a CDS encoding ABC transporter ATP-binding protein — translation MRNELATSRLTLRYGERIVVDGLDLALPGGSITAVVGPNACGKSTLLRGLARLLDPTAGTVTLDGADLHRMPARTLAKRLGLLPQQPVTPEAITVEGLVRLGRYPHQRLLNPWSAADQQAVERALHRTGTAELRDQPVDRLSGGQRQRAWIALTLAQDTELLLLDEPTTFLDLRHQLDVLDLVADLHRELGRTVVMVLHDLGQAARYADHLVVLHQGRLAAAGPPGEVLDAELVERVFEVPCQVVTDPETGTPLVVPRARRAL, via the coding sequence TTGAGAAACGAACTGGCGACCAGCCGACTGACCCTGCGATACGGCGAACGAATCGTGGTCGACGGCCTGGACCTGGCCCTGCCCGGCGGCTCGATCACCGCCGTGGTCGGCCCCAACGCCTGCGGCAAGTCGACGCTGCTGCGCGGCCTGGCCCGGCTGCTCGACCCGACCGCGGGCACGGTCACCCTGGACGGCGCCGACCTGCACCGGATGCCCGCCCGCACGCTGGCCAAGCGGCTCGGCCTGCTGCCGCAGCAGCCCGTCACCCCCGAGGCGATCACCGTGGAGGGCCTGGTGCGGCTCGGACGCTATCCGCACCAGCGGCTGCTCAACCCGTGGTCGGCCGCCGACCAGCAGGCCGTGGAGCGCGCGCTGCACCGCACCGGCACCGCCGAACTGCGCGACCAGCCGGTGGACCGGCTCTCCGGCGGCCAGCGGCAGCGCGCCTGGATCGCGCTCACCCTGGCCCAGGACACCGAACTGCTGCTGCTGGACGAGCCCACCACCTTCCTGGACCTGCGCCACCAACTGGACGTCCTCGACCTGGTGGCCGACCTGCACCGCGAACTCGGCCGCACCGTCGTCATGGTGCTGCACGACCTCGGCCAGGCCGCCCGCTACGCCGACCACCTGGTCGTCCTGCACCAGGGCCGGCTGGCCGCCGCCGGACCGCCCGGCGAGGTGCTGGACGCCGAGCTGGTGGAGCGGGTCTTCGAGGTGCCCTGCCAAGTCGTCACCGACCCCGAGACCGGCACCCCGCTGGTCGTCCCCCGAGCCCGCCGGGCTCTCTGA
- a CDS encoding FecCD family ABC transporter permease, whose amino-acid sequence MNRRTAACCLTALVLLLAVTATALSLGEVAMSPGTALRALFGFGQGGDVLVVREFRAPRVLAALIAGAALAVSGQLLQRLFRNPLASPDVIGVTGGASFGAVLLLALGASQLLVPLAALGGGLAAAGLLGAFAWRSRAAVGRLVLVGLAVQAGLAAAVNLMIVRFPAELASSALQWTTGSLYGRTWTEIQVGGAAVAVLLVAVLLLDRRVAVLDLGDESAGGLGLRPDRARLQLLLLSIALASLAAALSGPVGFVALAVPHLVRLLAGPPTPGTVLLSALTGALLLLGADVVVLHLLPVQGLPVGAATATLGAPWLLVLMIRQTRSAR is encoded by the coding sequence GTGAACCGCCGCACAGCGGCCTGCTGCCTGACCGCACTGGTGCTGCTGCTGGCCGTCACCGCCACCGCGCTCAGCCTGGGCGAGGTCGCCATGTCGCCCGGCACCGCGCTGCGTGCGCTGTTCGGCTTCGGCCAGGGCGGCGATGTGCTGGTGGTGCGGGAGTTCCGGGCGCCCCGGGTGCTGGCGGCGCTGATCGCCGGTGCCGCGCTGGCGGTCTCCGGCCAGTTGCTGCAGCGGCTGTTCCGCAATCCGCTGGCCTCGCCCGATGTGATCGGGGTGACCGGTGGCGCCTCCTTCGGCGCGGTGCTGCTGCTCGCCCTGGGAGCCTCCCAACTCCTGGTGCCACTGGCCGCGTTGGGCGGCGGACTGGCGGCCGCCGGGCTGCTCGGCGCATTCGCCTGGCGGTCCCGGGCTGCGGTCGGCCGGCTGGTGCTGGTCGGGCTCGCGGTGCAGGCCGGGCTGGCGGCGGCGGTCAACCTGATGATCGTCCGCTTTCCGGCCGAACTCGCTTCCTCCGCACTGCAGTGGACCACCGGCTCGCTGTACGGCCGCACCTGGACCGAGATCCAGGTGGGCGGCGCCGCGGTCGCCGTGCTGCTGGTCGCGGTGCTGCTGCTGGACCGGCGGGTCGCGGTGCTGGACCTCGGCGACGAGTCGGCCGGCGGCCTGGGCCTGCGCCCGGACCGTGCCAGGCTCCAACTCCTACTGCTGTCCATCGCATTGGCCTCGCTGGCGGCGGCGCTCAGCGGCCCGGTCGGGTTCGTGGCGCTGGCCGTGCCGCACCTGGTGCGGCTGCTGGCCGGACCGCCGACTCCCGGCACCGTGCTGCTGAGCGCGCTCACCGGTGCGCTGCTGCTGCTCGGCGCCGATGTGGTGGTGCTGCATCTGCTGCCCGTCCAGGGCCTGCCGGTCGGCGCGGCCACCGCCACCCTGGGCGCCCCTTGGCTGCTCGTCCTGATGATCCGTCAAACCCGGAGCGCGCGTTGA
- a CDS encoding ABC transporter substrate-binding protein, with product MHKRLPAVLLAAAVGTALLAGCGSSGGAKPTTGAASAVGNDAAASFPRSVQHAMGTAEIKSRPQRVVVLDSGELDDATLLGLTPVGAVSPHMKTAGGFPSYLKGELGGTKDVGPMAEPNLELIASLKPDLILSSKVRHEKVFDKLNAIAPTVFAQTTGAPWKDNLTLYAKALGKEDAARQALADYQARAARLGEEIKAKNGGTMPTASVVRFVAGPTRLYQKDSFSGTVLQDVGLRRPASQDVNSSMLDVSPEQIDKADADLVFVTVADDPTKTQQSQVQSTPVWQSLNAVKNGKVFNVPDETWMSGIGIQAADQMLNDIAKAAGVDVPK from the coding sequence ATGCACAAGCGCCTCCCCGCCGTTCTGCTCGCCGCCGCGGTCGGCACCGCCCTGCTCGCCGGCTGCGGCAGCAGCGGCGGCGCCAAGCCGACCACCGGCGCTGCCTCCGCCGTCGGGAACGACGCCGCCGCGAGCTTCCCCCGCAGCGTCCAGCACGCGATGGGCACCGCCGAGATCAAGAGCCGGCCGCAGCGCGTCGTGGTGCTGGACAGCGGCGAGTTGGACGATGCGACGCTGCTCGGCCTCACCCCGGTCGGCGCCGTCTCCCCGCACATGAAGACCGCCGGCGGCTTTCCCTCCTATCTGAAGGGCGAGTTGGGCGGCACCAAGGACGTCGGCCCGATGGCCGAGCCCAACCTGGAGCTGATCGCCTCGCTCAAGCCCGATCTGATCCTCTCCTCCAAGGTCCGCCACGAGAAGGTCTTCGACAAGCTCAACGCGATCGCCCCCACGGTCTTCGCCCAGACCACCGGCGCCCCCTGGAAGGACAATCTGACGCTCTACGCCAAGGCGCTCGGCAAGGAGGACGCGGCCCGGCAGGCGCTGGCCGACTACCAGGCGCGGGCCGCGAGGCTGGGCGAAGAGATCAAGGCGAAGAACGGCGGCACCATGCCGACCGCCTCCGTGGTGCGGTTCGTGGCCGGCCCGACCCGGCTCTACCAGAAGGACTCGTTCAGCGGCACCGTGCTCCAGGACGTCGGCCTGCGCCGCCCGGCCTCCCAGGACGTCAACTCCTCGATGCTGGACGTCAGTCCGGAGCAGATCGACAAGGCCGACGCCGACCTGGTGTTCGTCACCGTGGCCGACGACCCGACCAAGACCCAGCAGAGCCAGGTGCAGTCCACGCCGGTGTGGCAGAGCCTCAACGCCGTCAAGAACGGCAAGGTCTTCAACGTCCCGGACGAGACCTGGATGTCCGGCATCGGCATCCAGGCCGCCGACCAGATGCTGAACGACATCGCCAAGGCCGCCGGCGTCGACGTCCCCAAGTGA
- a CDS encoding ATP-grasp domain-containing protein → MRLYLLAHNPTDSVSQGFLPAAVRLGLAVTVLTDDPAAHRLAYAELGLPAEVLACRVGDFREVVAAIAAHHDGPAAVFSNSDHLQTQAALAAEYFGLPAKDWRATLCAKNKAELRRRLAAAGLDTVRSIELTADQDPAVVELPPFPCVLKPREGVASEDVVLVADLAELLGRCAEIRERRPGAVLVVEEFLVGQLNTLETLGDGRDRVVLGGFRTRLSPPPHFIEEVLEFVPAHPAEVTAQVLAQLDAIGVGLGACHTEFVVQPGGRARIIEVNYRAIGDQCDLMLQEILGIRYFEQVLLVHLGESLPRELGLRGDLRARNEVVCADRAGTLTAAPGPQDARLGEIRLRYRPLRGIGERHPRYRTNRDYLGVVWAIGPDQGAVDRAVAEFIAANRWEITA, encoded by the coding sequence ATGCGGCTCTATCTGCTCGCCCACAACCCCACCGACTCCGTCTCCCAGGGCTTCCTGCCGGCCGCCGTCCGGCTCGGCCTGGCGGTGACCGTGCTGACCGACGACCCGGCCGCGCACCGGCTCGCCTATGCCGAACTCGGCCTGCCGGCCGAGGTGCTGGCGTGCCGGGTCGGCGACTTCCGCGAGGTGGTCGCCGCCATCGCGGCCCACCACGACGGCCCGGCCGCCGTGTTCAGCAACAGCGACCACCTGCAGACCCAGGCCGCGCTGGCCGCCGAGTACTTCGGCCTGCCGGCCAAGGACTGGCGCGCCACCCTGTGTGCCAAGAACAAGGCCGAGCTGCGCCGCCGGCTGGCCGCCGCCGGCCTGGACACCGTGCGCAGCATCGAACTCACGGCCGACCAGGATCCCGCCGTTGTCGAACTCCCGCCGTTCCCCTGTGTGCTGAAGCCGCGCGAGGGGGTGGCCAGCGAGGATGTGGTGCTGGTCGCCGACCTGGCCGAACTGCTGGGCCGCTGCGCCGAGATCAGGGAGCGGCGACCCGGCGCCGTGCTGGTGGTCGAGGAGTTCCTGGTCGGGCAGCTGAACACGCTGGAGACACTGGGCGACGGGCGGGACCGGGTGGTGCTCGGCGGCTTCCGGACGCGACTGTCACCGCCGCCGCACTTCATCGAGGAGGTGCTGGAGTTCGTGCCGGCCCACCCCGCCGAGGTGACCGCGCAGGTCCTGGCCCAGCTGGACGCGATCGGCGTGGGACTGGGCGCCTGCCACACCGAGTTCGTGGTGCAGCCGGGCGGGCGGGCCCGGATCATCGAGGTCAACTACCGGGCGATCGGCGACCAGTGCGACCTGATGCTCCAGGAGATCCTGGGCATCCGGTACTTCGAGCAGGTGCTGCTGGTGCACCTCGGGGAGTCACTGCCGCGCGAGCTGGGGCTGCGCGGCGATCTGCGGGCCCGCAACGAGGTGGTCTGCGCCGACCGGGCCGGCACGCTGACCGCGGCACCCGGTCCGCAGGATGCGCGACTGGGCGAGATCCGGCTGCGCTACCGCCCACTGCGCGGGATCGGCGAGCGGCATCCGCGCTACCGGACCAACCGCGACTACCTGGGCGTGGTCTGGGCGATCGGCCCCGACCAGGGCGCCGTGGACCGGGCGGTCGCCGAGTTCATCGCCGCCAACCGCTGGGAGATCACGGCATGA
- a CDS encoding IucA/IucC family protein, giving the protein MSDTVEQLTLRVLSALLREDVAGLRSRGRLTRRADGRWLVLVDERIALPVEPDGFQCELCARLPLLEVDGEPCGELPAILAAFRALADPMDATGFTEFTEECRQTLATMLLHERQLPVVLGELVERYGDDPAAWEGPLASLGFDTLAAHLDHPVYPTARGRAGLDTGDLLRHAPECHPSFELRWLALPAEALTVHGSAPLPGWWPTPAMLGLPELDGSHLTIPVHPLSLGAPLAEALRATGLTEHAVLAEHPHLAVRPTLSMRTVAVLDDPACHLKLPLATATLGLRNRRTIKPGTLRDGAAGQRLLAQVIAREPRFADTVLLADEQCYAHAGHELLAVLLRRFPPAPESVAVPLAALLAAEPGGALVIDRLADRFYGGDPVALYDALLTLLLDWQTTLFAHGIALESHQQNTTLLLDRADGRTRLRLLYKDNDGPRINRSRCRLPLSDEEFDDGRIFADDDRALTDLFTTITGHLCTAALAFGLAEHGRAPLDTTLGLLRKRLGEAVERLGPVGEPLRAALLDAERLPVKAMVSAGSLYSKARSGAADINKHYTSGPNYLAGR; this is encoded by the coding sequence ATGAGCGACACCGTCGAGCAGTTGACCCTGCGGGTGCTCAGCGCCCTGCTCCGCGAGGACGTGGCCGGGCTGCGCAGCCGCGGCAGGCTGACGCGCCGAGCGGACGGCCGCTGGCTGGTGCTGGTCGACGAGCGGATCGCGCTGCCCGTGGAGCCGGACGGCTTCCAGTGCGAACTGTGCGCCCGGCTACCGCTGTTGGAGGTCGACGGCGAGCCGTGCGGTGAACTCCCGGCGATCCTCGCCGCCTTCCGGGCACTCGCCGACCCCATGGATGCCACCGGATTCACCGAGTTCACCGAGGAGTGCCGCCAGACGCTTGCCACCATGCTGCTGCACGAGCGCCAGCTGCCGGTCGTGCTGGGCGAGTTGGTCGAGCGCTACGGCGACGACCCGGCCGCCTGGGAAGGCCCGCTGGCCAGTCTGGGCTTCGACACGCTCGCCGCCCATCTCGACCACCCGGTCTATCCGACCGCACGCGGCCGGGCCGGCCTCGACACCGGCGACCTGCTGCGCCACGCCCCGGAGTGCCACCCCTCCTTCGAGCTGCGCTGGTTGGCGCTGCCGGCCGAGGCGCTCACCGTGCACGGCAGCGCCCCGCTGCCCGGTTGGTGGCCGACGCCGGCCATGCTCGGCCTGCCGGAGCTGGACGGGAGCCATCTCACCATCCCCGTCCACCCGTTGTCGCTCGGCGCACCGCTGGCCGAGGCGCTGCGGGCCACCGGGCTGACCGAGCACGCGGTGCTCGCCGAGCACCCCCATCTGGCAGTGCGGCCGACCCTGTCGATGCGCACGGTCGCCGTCCTGGACGATCCGGCCTGCCACCTGAAGCTGCCGCTGGCCACCGCCACCCTGGGCCTGCGCAACCGGCGCACCATCAAGCCCGGCACCTTGCGGGACGGCGCCGCAGGTCAGCGGCTGCTGGCGCAGGTGATCGCCCGCGAGCCGCGGTTCGCCGACACGGTGCTGCTCGCCGACGAGCAGTGCTATGCGCACGCCGGCCATGAGCTGCTCGCGGTGCTGCTGCGGCGCTTCCCGCCCGCCCCGGAGTCGGTGGCGGTGCCACTGGCCGCGCTGCTTGCCGCCGAGCCGGGTGGCGCCCTGGTGATCGACCGGCTGGCCGACCGCTTCTACGGCGGTGACCCGGTGGCGCTCTATGACGCCCTGCTCACCCTGCTGCTCGACTGGCAGACCACGCTGTTCGCCCACGGCATCGCCCTGGAGTCGCACCAGCAGAACACCACACTGCTGCTGGACCGCGCCGACGGACGGACCAGGCTGCGGCTGCTGTACAAGGACAACGACGGGCCCAGGATCAACCGTTCGCGCTGCCGACTTCCGTTGAGCGATGAAGAGTTCGACGACGGCCGGATCTTCGCCGATGACGACCGGGCGCTGACCGACCTGTTCACCACCATCACCGGCCACCTGTGCACGGCCGCCCTCGCCTTCGGTCTGGCCGAGCACGGCCGGGCGCCACTGGACACCACCCTGGGCCTGCTGCGCAAGCGGCTCGGCGAGGCCGTCGAACGGCTCGGGCCGGTCGGCGAGCCGCTGCGAGCCGCGCTGCTGGACGCCGAACGCCTGCCGGTCAAGGCGATGGTGAGCGCGGGCAGCCTGTACAGCAAGGCCCGCAGCGGGGCGGCGGACATCAACAAGCACTACACCAGCGGCCCCAACTACCTGGCGGGCCGATGA